A window of Thunnus thynnus chromosome 17, fThuThy2.1, whole genome shotgun sequence contains these coding sequences:
- the ptger1c gene encoding prostaglandin E receptor 1c (subtype EP1) yields the protein MTLKMRTQSLLENEVMSNMTSFSPSLTPSILHQNLKVNTSELPSPWSNNITRSRMTSLGLGMSCFTMAFGTISNFTALAILAKSRARFRRRSKAPFLLLTVALMLADLGGHVIPGAFALYLHVMSRYKMQSVEPTKAFCQIFGASMVFFGLCPLLLGCAMAIERCVAITKPFFHTAMVTVAHVRGVVLILSSLALLLAVLPLFAIGTYTIQSPGTWCFLPIHGPQSTADTYLALAFSCLGLIALTLSLLCNILSGLTLLQARIKSQNANTKSAARCSRRVSSASSSSVFCSLDVEMMAQLALITVVSCVCWSPFLVSTTISVLLMQFIQSPGGQTSETYQVILLGLRMASWNQILDPWVYILLRRAALYRVCCAFKTQRPIVAGK from the exons atgacactgaaGATGAGGACACAATCTTTACTAGAAAATGAAGTCATGAGTAACATGACTTCATTTTCTCCCTCCTTGACGCCGTCCATCCTCCACCAGAACCTGAAGGTCAACACCTCTGAACTGCCCAGTCCCTGGTCAAACAATATCACCAGGTCACGCATGACATctttagggttaggcatgtcCTGTTTCACTATGGCATTTGGCACCATCTCCAACTTCACCGCTCTGGCAATCTTGGCCAAATCTCGTGCGCGATTTCGCCGCCGATCCAAAGCACCATTTCTGCTACTAACAGTGGCTTTGATGTTGGCTGACCTTGGGGGCCATGTGATTCCAGGTGCATTTGCTTTGTATCTGCACGTTATGTCAAGGTATAAAATGCAGAGCGTGGAGCCCACCAAGGCATTCTGCCAGATCTTTGGGGCAAGTATGGTGTTTTTTGGCCTATGCCCTTTGCTGTTGGGTTGTGCCATGGCAATAGAGCGCTGTGTGGCCATCACCAAACCCTTTTTCCACACTGCAATGGTCACAGTCGCTCATGTGCGGGGAGTTGTGTTAATTCTATCCTCTCTTGCACTCCTGCTGGCTGTTCTACCTTTATTTGCCATAGGAACTTACACTATCCAGTCTCCTGGCACATGGTGTTTCTTGCCTATCCATGGTCCACAGTCTACAGCCGACACCTATCTGGCTTTGGCTTTCTCATGTCTGGGCCTCATTGCACTCACTCTTTCACTGCTCTGCAACATCCTGAGTGGTCTGACATTGCTGCAGGCCAGAATAAAGTCCCAGAATGCTAATACAAAATCAGCAGCTCGCTGCTCTCGTCGTGTATCATCTGCATCATCTTCCTCCGTGTTTTGTTCATTGGATGTGGAGATGATGGCACAACTGGCATTGATTACCGTGGTTTCCTGTGTTTGCTGGAGTCCCTTCCTTGTAAGTACTACT ATCAGTGTTCTTCTGATGCAGTTCATCCAAAGTCCCGGTGGCCAAACCTCTGAGACATATCAGGTCATTCTTCTGGGTTTACGTATGGCCTCCTGGAACCAGATCCTCGACCCATGGGTTTACATCTTACTGAGGAGAGCAGCGCTTTACAGGGTTTGCTGTGCTTTCAAAACACAAAGACCCATCGTAGCTGGCAAATAG